GAATACATTTATATTGAGTCATTTGTTTTATTTTTTCTTAAATCAAAGGCTTCGATTGGTTCAGGACCTCTTAAGACTCTTCTTTTAATATGGAGATCTCCTGATGAATCAGTTCTTATTCTCCATTCAATAAGTGCTATTTGCCCATCAGATATTTCAATTCCTTGTATTCCGCTTGCTCTAACGCAGGATCCGTCATTGAAATATGGTAATTCATTGATTTTAGGAAAATGAGGCCTATGAGTATGTCCACAGATGATCATAATTTTGTTCATTTCAATCCAACTACTATAAATACGTTCAATTTTATGAATCTTTTCAGCGCTTTTTACGGGGCTCGCAGGATTTATAAACCCTATTGAGTGAAGAAATCTCCAAAAATATCTAACCGTAAGCAAAGTGAATTTCCAGAATTCATCATTCATTCTGTCTCCTTGATGACCATGAACAGTTAATATTTCTTGACCAGTATCTTTATGCCTAAACACTACTGCTTCATGTGGAGTAATTCCAGGAAATAATTCTATATCTTCCTCATTATAATCGTCGTAGAATTTATAAAAATTCTTCTCCACATAATCTTTATATTGTAGTTGTATATTGTGATTACCATATAACATAATAAATCTATCAGAATCAAAGAATTTTTTTAATTGGGTATATACTTCATCATGTGCAAGTCTTATATGTTTAAAATTAGAGTGTTCCCAAAGTTCATCTCCATCCCCAACTTCTACGTAAGTGTATCCGTTATTATAATAATATTCTAATGCGAATAGAAAGATATTTTGATTCTTTGCAAATTCATCAGATGGTGTACAATCTCCTCTATGGCAGTCACTAAAAAATATATATTTAGAGTTGTTATCAAAGTATTCAATTTTTGCATTATTATAAGCTTCCGTTAATCTTTTTCTTGCAAGCTTCTTTTCTGATATCATAGCACACCTCTTTTATGACTAATAATTTAGTATTAACATA
The genomic region above belongs to Clostridium sp. 'White wine YQ' and contains:
- a CDS encoding metallophosphoesterase — encoded protein: MISEKKLARKRLTEAYNNAKIEYFDNNSKYIFFSDCHRGDCTPSDEFAKNQNIFLFALEYYYNNGYTYVEVGDGDELWEHSNFKHIRLAHDEVYTQLKKFFDSDRFIMLYGNHNIQLQYKDYVEKNFYKFYDDYNEEDIELFPGITPHEAVVFRHKDTGQEILTVHGHQGDRMNDEFWKFTLLTVRYFWRFLHSIGFINPASPVKSAEKIHKIERIYSSWIEMNKIMIICGHTHRPHFPKINELPYFNDGSCVRASGIQGIEISDGQIALIEWRIRTDSSGDLHIKRRVLRGPEPIEAFDLRKNKTNDSI